One region of Primulina tabacum isolate GXHZ01 chromosome 17, ASM2559414v2, whole genome shotgun sequence genomic DNA includes:
- the LOC142530864 gene encoding uncharacterized protein LOC142530864 isoform X1, with the protein MLPRWSRVAGRIWRANNSQNFSEVVRRDFPLCSFQKYAKVAAAVEANVANSTETTGIVKTEVNLSRMFWSKPCSLALASDSRYRVEDPNYEGVKRFILKLMLFYSKQSQFIRRANVIYSRVTYQVDKPAIYDAFSLEQTFKTTFSLLVLHMWLCLRRIKEEGKEGVEMGQYLYEIYNHNLELRVSKAGVNLLLIKWMKELEKIFYGNIVAYDAALGKRDELQTVIWKNVFSDDGSPEPSTAALLPVQAMTRYVQREASCLSLTDKEAILSGNFMFTSVGSSGSDAVGK; encoded by the exons ATGTTGCCGCGGTGGAGCAGAGTTGCTGGCCGTATTTGGAGAGCTAACAATTCACAAAACTTCTCGGAAGTTGTGAGGAGAGATTTTCCCCTTTGTTCGTTTCAAAAATATGCGAAGgttgctgctgctgtggagGCAAATGTTGCTAATTCTACTGAGACAACTGGCATTGTTAAAACGGAG GTGAATCTGAGTCGGATGTTTTGGTCCAAGCCTTGTTCATTGGCATTGGCTAGTGATTCACGATATAGAGTTGAAGACCCTAATTATGAGGGTGTTAAGCGGTTCATCCTCAAATTGATGTTGTTCTACAGCAAACAAAGCCAATTCATTCGTCGGGCAAATGTTATTTACAGTCGTGTAACTTATCAAGTTGATAAACCTGCTATTTATGATG CTTTTAGCTTGGAGCAGACATTTAAAACAACGTTTTCTTTGCTTGTGCTCCATATGTGGCTTTGTTTGCGCCGGATAAAGGAAGAGGGAAAGGAAGGTGTTGAAATGGGACAGTACTTGTATGAGATATATAATCATAACCTGGAACTGCGTGTGTCTAAAGCCGGG GTAAACTTGTTGCTGATAAAATGGATGAAAGAGttggagaaaatattttatggaaaTATCGTTGCTTATGATGCTGCACTTGGGAAGCGGGATGAGTTGCAAACTGTCATTTGGAA AAATGTGTTCTCTGATGATGGTTCACCAGAACCAAGTACTGCCGCCTTGCTTCCTGTCCAG GCTATGACAAGGTATGTTCAACGGGAAGCTAGCTGTCTGTCATTAACTG ATAAAGAAGCCATTCTATCGGGAAACTTTATGTTTACATCCGTAGGGAGTTCTGGTTCTGATGCAGTGGGAAAGTAA
- the LOC142530864 gene encoding uncharacterized protein LOC142530864 isoform X2, with the protein MLPRWSRVAGRIWRANNSQNFSEVVRRDFPLCSFQKYAKVAAAVEANVANSTETTGIVKTEVNLSRMFWSKPCSLALASDSRYRVEDPNYEGVKRFILKLMLFYSKQSQFIRRANVIYSRVTYQVDKPAIYDAFSLEQTFKTTFSLLVLHMWLCLRRIKEEGKEGVEMGQYLYEIYNHNLELRVSKAGVNLLLIKWMKELEKIFYGNIVAYDAALGKRDELQTVIWKNVFSDDGSPEPSTAALLPVQIKKPFYRETLCLHP; encoded by the exons ATGTTGCCGCGGTGGAGCAGAGTTGCTGGCCGTATTTGGAGAGCTAACAATTCACAAAACTTCTCGGAAGTTGTGAGGAGAGATTTTCCCCTTTGTTCGTTTCAAAAATATGCGAAGgttgctgctgctgtggagGCAAATGTTGCTAATTCTACTGAGACAACTGGCATTGTTAAAACGGAG GTGAATCTGAGTCGGATGTTTTGGTCCAAGCCTTGTTCATTGGCATTGGCTAGTGATTCACGATATAGAGTTGAAGACCCTAATTATGAGGGTGTTAAGCGGTTCATCCTCAAATTGATGTTGTTCTACAGCAAACAAAGCCAATTCATTCGTCGGGCAAATGTTATTTACAGTCGTGTAACTTATCAAGTTGATAAACCTGCTATTTATGATG CTTTTAGCTTGGAGCAGACATTTAAAACAACGTTTTCTTTGCTTGTGCTCCATATGTGGCTTTGTTTGCGCCGGATAAAGGAAGAGGGAAAGGAAGGTGTTGAAATGGGACAGTACTTGTATGAGATATATAATCATAACCTGGAACTGCGTGTGTCTAAAGCCGGG GTAAACTTGTTGCTGATAAAATGGATGAAAGAGttggagaaaatattttatggaaaTATCGTTGCTTATGATGCTGCACTTGGGAAGCGGGATGAGTTGCAAACTGTCATTTGGAA AAATGTGTTCTCTGATGATGGTTCACCAGAACCAAGTACTGCCGCCTTGCTTCCTGTCCAG ATAAAGAAGCCATTCTATCGGGAAACTTTATGTTTACATCCGTAG
- the LOC142530864 gene encoding uncharacterized protein LOC142530864 isoform X3 has product MLPRWSRVAGRIWRANNSQNFSEVVRRDFPLCSFQKYAKVAAAVEANVANSTETTGIVKTEVNLSRMFWSKPCSLALASDSRYRVEDPNYEGVKRFILKLMLFYSKQSQFIRRANVIYSRVTYQVDKPAIYDAFSLEQTFKTTFSLLVLHMWLCLRRIKEEGKEGVEMGQYLYEIYNHNLELRVSKAGVNLLLIKWMKELEKIFYGNIVAYDAALGKRDELQTVIWKNVFSDDGSPEPSTAALLPVQAMTR; this is encoded by the exons ATGTTGCCGCGGTGGAGCAGAGTTGCTGGCCGTATTTGGAGAGCTAACAATTCACAAAACTTCTCGGAAGTTGTGAGGAGAGATTTTCCCCTTTGTTCGTTTCAAAAATATGCGAAGgttgctgctgctgtggagGCAAATGTTGCTAATTCTACTGAGACAACTGGCATTGTTAAAACGGAG GTGAATCTGAGTCGGATGTTTTGGTCCAAGCCTTGTTCATTGGCATTGGCTAGTGATTCACGATATAGAGTTGAAGACCCTAATTATGAGGGTGTTAAGCGGTTCATCCTCAAATTGATGTTGTTCTACAGCAAACAAAGCCAATTCATTCGTCGGGCAAATGTTATTTACAGTCGTGTAACTTATCAAGTTGATAAACCTGCTATTTATGATG CTTTTAGCTTGGAGCAGACATTTAAAACAACGTTTTCTTTGCTTGTGCTCCATATGTGGCTTTGTTTGCGCCGGATAAAGGAAGAGGGAAAGGAAGGTGTTGAAATGGGACAGTACTTGTATGAGATATATAATCATAACCTGGAACTGCGTGTGTCTAAAGCCGGG GTAAACTTGTTGCTGATAAAATGGATGAAAGAGttggagaaaatattttatggaaaTATCGTTGCTTATGATGCTGCACTTGGGAAGCGGGATGAGTTGCAAACTGTCATTTGGAA AAATGTGTTCTCTGATGATGGTTCACCAGAACCAAGTACTGCCGCCTTGCTTCCTGTCCAG GCTATGACAAG ATAA
- the LOC142530865 gene encoding uncharacterized protein LOC142530865 — protein sequence MAKSMRSKREKRLRAIRRDLVEPFYDKKEAAKLAVQEAALAAPKLPVKASPAAEAMDVTAEAITSVAKDDDDDMEMANGNQSSKFLKPIGKKLKRKIKISKRKHHRKGKIRRKHNV from the exons ATGGCAAAATCAATGAGATCGAAGAGGGAGAAGAGGCTGAGAGCCATAAGGAGAGATTTGGTTGAGCCATTTTACGACAAGAAAGAAGCCGCCAAGCTTGCTGTCCAGGAAGCTGCCCTCGCCGCCCCCAAGCTTCCCGTCAAGGCTTCTCCTGCCGCCGAGGCCATGGATGTCACCGCCGAGGCCATCACTTCTGTTGCTAAAGATGACGACGACG ATATGGAGATGGCTAATGGCAATCAAAGCTCAAAGTTTTTGAAACCTATTGGGAAGAAGCTAAAAAGGAAGATCAAGATTTCCAAAAGGAAACATCACAGAAAGGGCAAGATTAGGCGCAAGCATAATGTGTAA